Proteins co-encoded in one Actinomadura luteofluorescens genomic window:
- a CDS encoding glycosyltransferase family 2 protein yields MQDVAVCIPAKDEADRIAATVKAAQELPGADLVVVIDDGSSDGTARVAREAGARVVRHSRNRGKGAAMESGAEAVRLLDEGRDRPRHLLFLDADLAETARDAAPLVEPVRAGEADMTIAVFSTTVKLGGHGFVVGLSRDGIRRATGWEATAPLNGQRCLTRAAFDAALPLAAGFGVETALTIDLLRAGFRVTEVEVPLAHRATGTDWRSQLHRARQFRDVARALAVREPAVARGLDRLRGSRQ; encoded by the coding sequence ATGCAGGACGTAGCGGTGTGCATCCCGGCCAAAGACGAAGCCGACCGCATCGCGGCCACGGTCAAGGCCGCACAGGAGCTTCCCGGCGCCGACCTGGTCGTGGTCATCGACGACGGCTCGTCCGACGGCACCGCGCGGGTGGCCCGCGAGGCCGGGGCGCGGGTCGTGCGGCACAGCCGCAACCGGGGCAAGGGCGCCGCGATGGAGAGCGGCGCCGAGGCGGTCCGGCTGCTGGACGAGGGCCGCGACCGGCCCCGCCACCTGCTGTTCCTGGACGCCGACCTCGCCGAGACCGCCCGCGACGCCGCGCCGCTGGTCGAGCCGGTCAGGGCCGGTGAGGCCGACATGACGATCGCGGTGTTCAGCACGACCGTGAAGCTCGGCGGGCACGGGTTCGTCGTCGGGCTGTCGCGCGACGGGATCCGCCGCGCCACCGGCTGGGAGGCCACCGCCCCGCTGAACGGGCAGCGCTGCCTCACCCGGGCGGCGTTCGACGCCGCGCTGCCGCTCGCCGCCGGGTTCGGGGTGGAGACGGCGCTCACCATCGACCTGCTGCGCGCCGGATTCCGGGTGACGGAGGTGGAGGTGCCCCTCGCGCACCGCGCCACCGGCACGGACTGGCGCTCCCAGCTGCACCGCGCCCGGCAGTTCCGGGACGTGGCCAGAGCGCTCGCCGTGCGCGAACCGGCGGTGGCCAGAGGGCTGGACCGCCTGCGCGGCAGCCGCCAGTGA
- a CDS encoding STAS domain-containing protein, whose translation MELNVSTASQGGHAVVTATGELDLYTAPRLQAALAGLLRDRADHIVVDMSGIDFCDSTGMNVLLSAMKRLKEQGGALELAAPRPAVKRILQVTGLDTVFTVTEAAPVLDAG comes from the coding sequence GTGGAGCTAAACGTCTCGACCGCGTCTCAGGGAGGTCACGCCGTTGTCACGGCGACCGGTGAGCTCGACCTGTACACCGCGCCCAGGTTGCAGGCGGCCCTCGCGGGCCTGCTGCGCGACCGGGCCGACCACATCGTGGTCGACATGAGCGGCATCGATTTCTGCGACTCGACGGGCATGAACGTGCTGCTCTCGGCCATGAAGCGGCTGAAGGAGCAGGGCGGCGCGCTGGAACTGGCCGCGCCGCGCCCGGCGGTGAAGCGGATCCTGCAGGTGACCGGGCTCGACACCGTCTTCACCGTGACGGAGGCGGCGCCGGTCCTGGACGCCGGCTGA